A stretch of Streptococcus chenjunshii DNA encodes these proteins:
- the esaA gene encoding type VII secretion protein EsaA: MKKKFINYLLSILAVLVLLAAVAGLNMAVWRQNEAATQKTSQQSKLNVAIVNEDQPIVSADGVRYSLGDSYIKTIERDDSQNWFVVSRGTADSGLKSGKYQLAVTIPSDFSKKILDINNVNVDQVKVKYEVNGNGNQQLETEAAKLGKDIVADLNSQLVDMYMASILSNLYTAQRNILAITEEQSGNVGIYRTNLLGAATALQNGFPILVSASDSSLTANEALVQTLRSSAELFGTLDNSQQSFNGNLNTLVEQRAQDQISYGEFVTALMEMNREVLSGQVTTLLTTLQTTQGKLSSQIQAASDALPANGAAAAAPASGVSVTSLDEAIASLKEALATEQTNIDGAKNQISSFVESYLKTTYKENIADLTLFDLLEPAEMTDDLTSAISDLPAVDSTGISDLISDMTVLDGNAADSVQAFNIGQAAVYNPSATGTATLRQELTDAKKELEDRKNDYETVTVNQTSSLSAKVSIAVPSHITLNSWSLNGENKGTATQDVEVDLSDSGNSFSFDYTYNDNIPSDTSESIQIVINGISVASLATEEEAYRKAEAAYARKVEEINGKYGKVNTLMAVFGQNAKDLMTNLLTDAISANLSGISDSGLDQKIKDLETQRDSLANQIADVQKTNEDVTTNISSQLQALSDLQNQVNNVSSLQSSASEKLSASDSSLTALSSELQSLLTATASAKSSSESNVTEADQVRTIFSSFNQSVETAQGDSQKLSKDAEDLMAAFNEELEDSGDFVEAFVKVLNNAYSDGVANDVLLKFLSNPVTENSSSVKASVNVYRPFTWILLLEVVTLFMAYLFANYNLIKKVKDKFTSDRLADTDIVNARILSLLAAGIGILLGVLSGRQLGVGAEFFPSWVLLVTLFSFLLTQGQYFLLKNLKAAGMGLSLFMIISFVYLSNAIGTTASLSRSLAVLKRINPLSLLEGYLSAYFDGSAVGLAAFLLLIAAVLALTAVNVFFSWSFNIRRFSEA; this comes from the coding sequence ATGAAAAAGAAATTTATAAATTATTTATTAAGTATTTTAGCCGTGCTGGTTTTATTAGCAGCTGTTGCCGGTCTTAATATGGCGGTCTGGCGCCAGAATGAAGCAGCGACTCAGAAAACCAGCCAGCAAAGCAAGCTGAATGTGGCCATCGTCAATGAGGATCAGCCGATTGTGTCTGCAGACGGTGTGCGCTACAGCTTAGGAGACAGCTATATCAAAACCATCGAAAGGGACGACAGCCAAAACTGGTTTGTAGTCAGCCGGGGAACGGCAGACAGCGGTCTCAAAAGCGGGAAATATCAGCTGGCGGTGACTATTCCCAGTGATTTTTCTAAGAAAATTCTTGATATCAATAATGTGAATGTCGATCAGGTCAAAGTGAAGTATGAGGTGAACGGGAACGGCAATCAGCAACTGGAAACCGAGGCGGCAAAACTGGGCAAGGATATTGTAGCCGATTTGAACAGTCAGCTGGTGGATATGTATATGGCCAGTATTCTGAGCAATCTGTACACGGCTCAGCGAAATATTCTGGCTATTACAGAAGAACAGAGCGGCAATGTCGGGATTTACCGGACCAATCTCTTAGGAGCGGCTACAGCTCTGCAAAATGGATTTCCTATTTTGGTCTCTGCTTCCGACAGTTCACTGACAGCTAATGAGGCGCTGGTACAGACCCTGCGCAGTTCGGCCGAGCTGTTTGGAACCTTGGATAATTCACAGCAGAGCTTTAACGGCAATCTGAATACCTTGGTGGAGCAAAGGGCGCAAGACCAAATCTCATACGGAGAATTTGTGACAGCCTTAATGGAGATGAACCGTGAGGTGCTGTCCGGACAGGTCACAACGCTCTTAACTACTTTGCAAACAACACAGGGAAAATTGAGCAGCCAAATCCAGGCTGCCAGCGATGCGCTGCCTGCAAATGGAGCAGCAGCGGCTGCACCTGCCAGCGGTGTCAGTGTCACCAGTCTGGATGAGGCCATTGCCAGCCTGAAAGAAGCACTGGCAACAGAGCAAACCAATATTGACGGTGCTAAAAATCAAATCAGCAGCTTTGTCGAATCTTATTTGAAAACAACTTACAAAGAGAACATTGCTGATTTAACACTCTTTGATCTTTTGGAACCGGCTGAAATGACCGATGATCTCACCAGCGCTATTTCTGACTTGCCGGCAGTTGATAGTACGGGGATTAGTGATTTAATCAGTGACATGACAGTTCTTGACGGCAATGCGGCTGACAGTGTCCAAGCCTTCAACATCGGTCAGGCTGCTGTCTACAATCCATCTGCGACAGGCACTGCGACTTTGCGGCAGGAATTGACTGATGCCAAGAAGGAACTGGAAGACAGAAAGAATGATTATGAGACGGTGACTGTCAACCAAACAAGCTCACTTTCTGCCAAGGTCAGCATTGCGGTTCCTAGCCACATCACTCTGAACAGCTGGTCGCTCAACGGAGAAAATAAGGGGACTGCGACTCAGGATGTTGAAGTGGACTTGAGCGATTCCGGAAACAGCTTTAGTTTCGACTATACTTATAATGATAATATTCCTTCCGATACTTCCGAAAGCATTCAGATTGTGATTAACGGCATCAGTGTCGCCAGCCTGGCAACCGAAGAAGAAGCTTACCGTAAAGCAGAGGCGGCCTATGCGCGTAAGGTTGAGGAAATTAACGGGAAATACGGTAAAGTCAACACTTTGATGGCTGTGTTCGGGCAAAATGCCAAGGACCTGATGACAAATCTCCTGACCGATGCCATTAGTGCCAATTTATCCGGCATCAGCGACAGCGGGCTGGATCAAAAAATAAAAGATTTAGAAACGCAGCGCGACAGTCTGGCTAATCAGATTGCAGATGTTCAAAAAACCAATGAAGACGTGACAACTAACATCAGCAGTCAGCTGCAGGCACTTTCTGACTTGCAGAATCAGGTCAATAATGTCAGCAGCCTGCAGAGTTCAGCTTCGGAAAAACTGTCTGCTTCTGACAGCAGCCTGACTGCTCTGAGTTCTGAACTGCAGTCTCTGCTGACAGCAACGGCCAGTGCCAAATCGTCATCGGAATCCAATGTGACCGAAGCGGACCAAGTCAGAACGATCTTCTCTTCCTTTAACCAGAGTGTTGAGACAGCACAGGGGGACAGCCAAAAACTTTCCAAAGATGCCGAAGATTTGATGGCGGCCTTTAATGAAGAACTGGAAGACAGCGGCGATTTTGTTGAAGCTTTTGTCAAAGTCTTAAACAACGCCTACAGCGATGGGGTGGCCAATGATGTGCTCCTGAAGTTTCTCTCCAATCCAGTGACCGAAAACTCATCGTCTGTTAAGGCTTCGGTCAATGTCTACCGTCCGTTCACCTGGATTTTGCTGCTTGAAGTGGTTACCCTCTTTATGGCTTACCTCTTTGCTAATTATAATTTAATTAAAAAAGTAAAAGACAAATTTACCAGCGACCGTTTGGCCGATACCGATATCGTCAATGCGAGGATACTCAGCCTGCTGGCAGCCGGCATCGGTATCCTGCTGGGTGTGCTTTCCGGCCGTCAGCTGGGCGTGGGTGCTGAATTCTTCCCTTCATGGGTGCTCTTAGTGACCCTCTTTAGCTTCCTGCTGACTCAAGGGCAGTATTTCCTGCTGAAAAATCTGAAAGCTGCCGGAATGGGGCTCAGTCTCTTTATGATTATCAGTTTTGTGTATTTGTCAAATGCTATTGGAACAACAGCCAGTCTGAGCCGGAGCTTGGCAGTGCTGAAACGCATCAATCCGCTTTCGCTTCTCGAAGGCTATCTGTCAGCTTACTTTGACGGTTCTGCTGTCGGTCTGGCCGCTTTTCTGCTGTTGATTGCTGCGGTACTGGCTCTGACTGCGGTCAATGTTTTCTTTAGCTGGTCATTCAATATAAGAAGATTTTCTGAGGCGTAA
- a CDS encoding EsaB/YukD family protein has translation MMDHINVSLIWEGKVMDIRIPRKIEVVALIEELDGIFGYGKKRRKYQLRVVNKGLLLDEGKNLADFPVTTGDIVNIEEVE, from the coding sequence GTGATGGATCATATTAATGTGAGTTTGATTTGGGAGGGGAAGGTCATGGATATTCGGATTCCCCGGAAGATAGAGGTGGTCGCGCTCATTGAGGAACTGGATGGTATTTTCGGTTATGGGAAGAAACGCCGTAAATATCAGCTGCGGGTCGTCAATAAGGGGCTGCTGCTGGATGAGGGAAAAAATCTGGCAGATTTTCCTGTGACCACGGGAGATATTGTCAACATTGAGGAGGTTGAGTAA
- a CDS encoding DUF3958 family protein yields MTEEKELTKEEKIDANLQLEKKTLAELDDLEHEERRLSRLSDQVANTEGETRQFLQHLELLPLSPSSLQGVQEVHSDMTLFHRYLHEALEKQETDLKKGKKELNDSLDNLYHERQRLAQEEEKKEERLDGD; encoded by the coding sequence ATGACTGAAGAAAAAGAACTGACAAAAGAAGAAAAAATAGATGCTAATCTGCAGTTGGAAAAGAAAACTTTAGCAGAATTGGACGACTTAGAGCATGAAGAAAGACGTCTGTCACGTTTATCTGACCAAGTGGCCAATACTGAAGGAGAAACGCGGCAATTTTTGCAGCATTTGGAACTCCTTCCTCTATCGCCAAGCTCATTGCAGGGGGTACAGGAAGTTCACAGTGATATGACTTTATTTCATCGTTACTTGCATGAGGCTCTTGAGAAACAAGAAACAGATCTAAAAAAGGGGAAGAAAGAGCTGAATGATTCTTTGGACAATCTTTATCACGAGCGTCAGCGGTTAGCACAGGAAGAGGAGAAGAAGGAGGAGCGGCTAGATGGGGATTAA
- a CDS encoding type VII secretion protein EssA: protein MKKILFLLGTLMCICQTVPASAADLKDNNLKLDSRRIEQEEEQAFYQQSEILASLFSEADTKKLAEVKDSQAEALDSQAGQLFTKEREATDIYQLDQLFAEGDANRYATKLDTAQTAGQAKGGMASYFYSAVCLLLVGGAGLASFLAGRKDELPD from the coding sequence ATGAAAAAAATCCTTTTTCTGCTGGGAACCCTTATGTGTATCTGTCAGACTGTGCCCGCGTCAGCAGCTGATCTGAAAGACAATAATCTGAAATTGGACAGCAGGCGTATTGAGCAGGAGGAAGAGCAGGCTTTCTATCAGCAGTCGGAGATTTTGGCTTCCCTCTTTTCGGAAGCCGATACGAAAAAATTAGCCGAGGTCAAAGACAGTCAGGCAGAGGCGCTGGACAGTCAGGCCGGTCAGCTTTTTACCAAGGAGCGGGAAGCGACAGATATCTATCAGCTGGACCAGCTCTTTGCGGAAGGCGATGCTAACCGCTATGCCACCAAGTTAGATACAGCGCAGACGGCTGGTCAGGCAAAGGGCGGCATGGCCAGCTACTTTTACAGTGCTGTCTGCCTGCTGCTTGTCGGCGGAGCCGGTTTGGCCAGTTTTCTGGCCGGCAGAAAAGATGAGCTGCCGGACTGA
- a CDS encoding TIGR04197 family type VII secretion effector encodes MTIQSNQTTPSMCATGIMSSVGAVNNGGTAVQDTVSVIQGNESMKSHITNEASLANSVGSKIGSFVSTIQGVANEFDVLDSALSQQIAEKQSGFIYLDGMSSPSQTASKSTSLSSSYTEGIGAPPWEKATASEGTIPNTSLFGN; translated from the coding sequence ATGACTATCCAAAGTAACCAGACGACACCAAGCATGTGTGCCACTGGGATTATGAGCAGTGTCGGTGCTGTTAATAATGGCGGTACTGCTGTTCAGGACACAGTCAGCGTTATTCAAGGGAATGAGAGCATGAAAAGCCATATAACGAATGAAGCCAGTCTGGCTAACAGTGTTGGCAGTAAAATTGGCAGCTTTGTCAGTACTATTCAGGGAGTGGCTAATGAATTTGATGTTTTAGATAGCGCTTTGAGCCAGCAAATAGCTGAAAAACAATCCGGTTTTATTTATTTGGACGGGATGTCTTCTCCCAGTCAAACAGCATCTAAATCAACCTCTCTTTCTTCATCTTATACAGAAGGTATTGGTGCCCCTCCATGGGAAAAGGCAACAGCTTCAGAAGGGACTATTCCAAATACTTCTTTGTTTGGAAATTAA
- the essC gene encoding type VII secretion protein EssC, with protein MTKAIAIYTDNYRYSLSLAEGQEAVLAPSEPAAVFISSLSSPVTLRWAEGELTYRYEKTEGRITDGLELAGLTFYSLDGARQVYNLLDKQELLIGSRSGSDLYLEKSPAAFWLRRKEKSWELHLLEGELYLNNRRLSQSVCQLEPGDELSMQGLLLKVYGEELWVSGAFAVSEALAEMAASRYSFYEGYPDYHRSPRIIYRSSEDPVTINAPEKEPKKPEDGLLRMILPPLIMVSLLIVISIIQPRGIYIIITMAMSTVTVIFAISNYFKKRRQYKRDKKDRVAHYQRYLSDKAMELEALARDQRQGQFYHYPDTVQLDEMAAQYHHRIYEKTLQQFDALHYRLGLGKVAASYPLKYSQTERSGQTDPLEAQGYQLYQKSRELTGMPIAANLMHGPVGYTGPRALVLEQLQLMVRQLAFFHSYHDLQFIVVLPEEEVSQWSWLRWLPHAKLQALNVRGLVYNQRTRDQVLTSLNQTLKVRQGQRQEGQKERTVFSPHYVVLVTDRSLMMDHVIMEFFTEDPTALGCSLVFVEDVLSSLSENVQTIVTIKDRNSGELVLEEGELRAVPFALDHFPAGYDKEALSRRLAPLNHLQNLKASIPETVSFLELYGVETVSELGIAKRWASHAPHRTLSVPLGLRGQEDVVALDLHEQAHGPHGLIAGTTGSGKSELIQSYILSLAVSFHPYDVGFLLIDYKGGGMANLFKDLPHLLGTITNLDGAQSRRALIAIDAELKRRQRLFSQYGVNHINAYQKLFKEGEAKEPLPHLFLISDEFAELKANQSDFMDDLVSTARLGRSLGVHLILATQKPSGVVNDQIWSNARFKIALKVANRQDSTEMLKTPDAAEITQTGRAYLQVGNNEVYELFQSAWSGAPYQPEKAAQGIADQTIYAINALGQYELLNQDLSGLDGAQSIEEVPTELEAVVAEIGSVAAREHIGELTKPWLPPLKERIYAQDLRPGSFKEHWQEAKEGLSALLGFVDLPRLQTQEIVSHNFERQGNLVIYSGPGMGKSTLLQTMIMDLAQQHTPENVQFYLFDFGTNGLLPLRRLPHVIDSLSLEDTEKLPKFMRRIREEIARRKRLFSRYSAANMTMYRQMSGDRLPYVFLMIDGYDSLREDTEIGPNLEGTIQSVARDGSSLGIYVVITASRSGIIRPALQANMKSRLIFKMTDENDNKTLMGRHDYLMEDLPGRGLVRYDGPEVFQAALPAYGAEHFEVLENLQNLVAQMDSAWLGPRPLPIPVVPEKLTIAEFTAIDSVQTALNEGNISIGLDFETVEAENIPIQTFKHLLYVSDNGDSLKAITNHLVQATAVSSHLKVMLLDSQSEFLNFKENVSTYVNDDETLQDMGNQLMLELDKRQELNHFEKWVIIIPDLDNFLSASAITRDQLMRLYKIGWKYGMYLLIGCFHQFIGTSIDDLLKSIRSEFQWIILGMRLNDQSFLDKVYNAKEARLEADEIYLHNRKQYKKIKISHL; from the coding sequence ATGACAAAAGCTATTGCCATCTATACGGATAACTACCGTTACAGTCTGTCCCTGGCCGAAGGGCAGGAGGCTGTGCTGGCTCCGTCAGAGCCCGCTGCGGTCTTCATCAGCAGTCTGTCTTCTCCTGTGACCCTGCGCTGGGCTGAAGGGGAGCTGACCTATCGGTATGAAAAAACAGAGGGTCGGATCACTGACGGTCTTGAGCTTGCCGGTCTGACCTTTTACAGTCTGGATGGTGCCAGACAGGTTTACAATCTGCTGGACAAGCAGGAATTGCTAATCGGGAGCCGTTCGGGGAGCGACCTCTATCTGGAGAAGAGCCCTGCTGCTTTTTGGCTGCGGCGCAAAGAGAAAAGCTGGGAACTGCATCTGCTGGAGGGCGAGCTCTATCTCAACAATCGGCGCCTGAGCCAGTCGGTCTGCCAGCTGGAACCGGGGGATGAACTTAGCATGCAGGGGCTTCTGCTCAAGGTCTACGGCGAAGAGCTGTGGGTGAGCGGGGCTTTTGCCGTTTCAGAGGCCTTGGCCGAAATGGCTGCCTCCCGCTACAGTTTTTACGAGGGCTATCCGGACTATCACCGCTCGCCGCGCATCATTTACCGGAGCTCGGAAGACCCGGTGACCATCAATGCGCCGGAAAAGGAGCCTAAAAAGCCGGAAGACGGGCTCCTGCGCATGATTCTGCCGCCTCTGATTATGGTCTCGCTCCTGATTGTCATCTCCATCATTCAGCCGCGGGGGATCTATATCATCATCACCATGGCCATGTCCACGGTGACGGTGATTTTTGCCATAAGCAATTACTTCAAGAAACGCCGGCAGTACAAGCGGGATAAGAAGGACCGGGTAGCCCACTACCAGCGCTACCTGTCCGATAAGGCCATGGAGCTGGAAGCTCTGGCCAGAGACCAGCGTCAAGGGCAGTTCTATCACTACCCGGATACGGTGCAGCTGGACGAGATGGCGGCGCAGTATCATCACCGCATTTATGAAAAGACCCTGCAGCAGTTCGATGCCCTGCACTACCGTCTGGGTCTGGGGAAGGTGGCGGCCAGCTACCCTCTCAAGTACAGCCAGACGGAGCGGAGCGGGCAGACCGATCCGCTGGAAGCTCAGGGCTATCAGCTTTATCAGAAGAGCCGGGAGCTCACGGGGATGCCGATTGCGGCTAATCTCATGCATGGTCCGGTGGGCTATACGGGTCCCAGGGCTTTGGTTTTGGAGCAGCTGCAGCTGATGGTGCGGCAGCTGGCCTTTTTCCACTCTTATCATGACCTGCAGTTTATCGTCGTGCTGCCGGAAGAGGAGGTGTCCCAGTGGTCCTGGCTGCGCTGGCTGCCGCATGCCAAGCTCCAGGCGCTCAATGTCCGGGGGCTGGTCTACAATCAGCGGACCCGGGACCAGGTCTTAACCAGTCTCAACCAAACCTTAAAGGTCCGTCAGGGACAGCGGCAGGAAGGGCAGAAGGAGCGGACGGTTTTCAGTCCCCACTATGTGGTGCTGGTGACGGACCGGTCTTTGATGATGGACCATGTGATTATGGAGTTCTTCACCGAAGACCCAACAGCCTTGGGCTGTTCCTTGGTCTTTGTGGAGGACGTGCTGTCCAGCCTGTCGGAGAATGTGCAGACCATTGTCACCATCAAGGACCGCAACAGCGGGGAGCTGGTCTTGGAGGAAGGGGAACTGCGTGCCGTGCCGTTTGCTCTGGACCATTTCCCAGCGGGCTATGACAAGGAAGCCTTGTCCAGACGCTTAGCGCCTCTGAATCACCTGCAGAACCTGAAAGCCTCTATTCCGGAGACGGTCTCCTTCTTGGAGCTTTACGGTGTGGAGACAGTCAGTGAGTTAGGGATTGCCAAACGCTGGGCCTCACATGCCCCTCACCGGACCTTATCGGTCCCTTTAGGGCTGCGGGGGCAGGAGGATGTGGTGGCTCTGGACCTGCATGAGCAGGCGCACGGCCCACACGGTCTGATTGCGGGAACCACTGGTTCCGGGAAGTCGGAGCTGATTCAGTCTTATATTTTAAGTTTGGCGGTCAGTTTTCACCCTTATGATGTGGGCTTTCTCTTAATTGACTATAAGGGCGGCGGCATGGCCAACCTCTTTAAAGACCTGCCGCATCTTTTAGGGACTATTACCAATCTGGACGGGGCCCAGTCCAGGCGGGCCTTGATTGCCATCGATGCGGAGCTGAAGCGCCGGCAGCGGCTGTTCAGCCAGTACGGGGTCAATCATATCAATGCCTATCAGAAGCTCTTTAAGGAGGGGGAAGCGAAGGAACCCTTGCCTCACCTCTTTCTCATCAGTGATGAGTTTGCGGAACTGAAGGCCAACCAGTCGGACTTCATGGATGACTTGGTGTCGACGGCCCGTTTGGGGCGGTCCTTGGGGGTGCATTTAATCCTAGCGACTCAGAAACCGTCAGGGGTGGTCAACGATCAGATTTGGTCCAATGCCCGCTTTAAGATTGCTTTGAAGGTAGCCAACCGTCAGGATTCGACGGAGATGCTCAAGACACCGGATGCGGCGGAGATTACGCAGACCGGCCGGGCTTACTTGCAGGTGGGCAACAACGAAGTGTATGAGCTCTTTCAGTCGGCCTGGTCGGGGGCGCCCTACCAGCCGGAGAAGGCGGCACAGGGGATTGCGGACCAGACCATTTATGCCATCAATGCGCTGGGGCAGTATGAGCTTTTAAATCAGGACTTATCCGGTTTAGACGGTGCCCAGAGCATCGAGGAAGTGCCGACGGAGCTGGAGGCTGTGGTAGCCGAAATCGGTTCTGTTGCGGCTAGGGAACACATTGGTGAGCTGACCAAACCATGGCTGCCGCCGTTAAAAGAGCGGATTTATGCGCAGGATTTACGGCCGGGTTCCTTTAAGGAACATTGGCAAGAGGCTAAGGAGGGTCTGTCTGCCTTACTGGGCTTTGTCGATTTGCCTCGTCTGCAGACCCAGGAGATTGTCAGCCACAACTTTGAACGGCAGGGCAATCTTGTGATTTACTCTGGTCCTGGTATGGGGAAATCCACCCTGCTGCAGACCATGATTATGGATTTAGCTCAGCAGCATACCCCCGAAAATGTCCAGTTTTACCTGTTTGACTTTGGCACCAACGGTCTTTTGCCGCTTCGGCGTTTGCCGCATGTGATTGACAGTCTGTCTCTGGAAGATACGGAAAAATTACCGAAGTTTATGCGGCGGATACGAGAAGAAATTGCCCGCAGGAAACGGCTGTTCAGCCGCTACAGTGCGGCTAACATGACCATGTACCGGCAGATGAGCGGTGACCGGCTGCCTTATGTCTTTTTAATGATTGATGGCTATGACAGTTTGAGAGAGGACACCGAGATTGGTCCCAATTTAGAAGGGACGATTCAAAGTGTGGCTCGGGATGGCAGCAGCTTAGGGATTTATGTGGTGATTACCGCCAGCCGTTCGGGGATTATCCGACCGGCCCTGCAGGCGAATATGAAGAGCCGGCTGATTTTTAAGATGACTGACGAGAACGACAACAAAACCTTAATGGGGCGGCATGACTACCTCATGGAAGACCTGCCGGGCCGCGGTTTGGTTCGTTATGACGGTCCAGAGGTCTTTCAGGCGGCTTTACCGGCCTATGGAGCTGAGCATTTTGAGGTGCTTGAGAATCTCCAGAACTTAGTGGCTCAGATGGACAGCGCCTGGCTAGGTCCGCGTCCGCTTCCTATTCCTGTGGTGCCTGAGAAGCTGACGATAGCAGAGTTTACGGCTATAGACAGTGTCCAAACAGCACTTAACGAGGGGAATATTTCGATTGGTCTGGACTTTGAAACAGTTGAAGCAGAAAATATCCCTATTCAAACTTTCAAGCATCTGCTATATGTTTCGGACAATGGTGATTCATTGAAGGCTATTACAAACCATTTAGTGCAGGCTACCGCTGTATCGTCGCATTTAAAAGTCATGTTACTAGACAGTCAGAGTGAATTTCTGAATTTCAAAGAGAATGTTTCGACCTATGTCAATGATGATGAAACACTGCAAGATATGGGCAATCAGCTGATGCTGGAGTTAGATAAGCGTCAGGAGTTGAACCATTTTGAAAAATGGGTTATTATTATTCCAGATTTAGATAACTTTTTATCTGCAAGTGCCATTACACGGGATCAGCTGATGCGTCTATATAAAATTGGCTGGAAATACGGGATGTACTTACTTATTGGCTGTTTCCATCAGTTTATTGGAACATCGATTGATGATTTACTGAAGTCCATCCGTTCAGAATTTCAGTGGATTATTCTTGGTATGCGTCTCAATGATCAAAGCTTTTTGGATAAAGTTTATAATGCTAAAGAGGCACGGCTTGAAGCGGATGAGATTTATTTACATAATAGAAAACAATATAAAAAAATAAAAATCAGTCATTTATGA
- the essB gene encoding type VII secretion protein EssB, with the protein MREVHLDFLEQAFVYRKEADQWQLTLKRSDVASQTLEELVLLDLHHPLFLEQKTAFDDDEIVFTYGLPADGLSYEAAKKRLMSERLRLALNLLDLEQALSLPVTFFLHPENLFITKDQQFKIAYRGLPEIMVPAQMDEADFVKQAKCFIISLFTKYDFLSLYNGALEVAELPDFLKALRPLETAAELRSELETSYRQRLEQEANSLVLVNKSRHKLYKYASIWLTAGMVMLLLPLAYLVFVRNPFKEKMLEADTAFIKVDYSGVIDKLKDVDVAALPYTQKYELAYAYIQVLKLSDEQRQIILNNVSLKSDELYLDYWIESGRERNDEAIDIAKRLDDSDLIIYGLVQKIREVRNDDSLSGSEREEELASLQSEYEKYWEDRQTSLNDGDDAKAASGESASSQTASAEEE; encoded by the coding sequence GTGAGAGAGGTGCATCTTGATTTTTTGGAGCAGGCCTTTGTCTACCGCAAAGAGGCTGACCAGTGGCAGCTGACCTTGAAGCGTTCGGATGTGGCCAGCCAGACCTTGGAGGAACTGGTGCTTTTGGACTTGCACCACCCCCTCTTTTTGGAACAGAAGACAGCCTTTGACGATGATGAGATTGTTTTTACTTATGGCTTACCTGCTGACGGTCTCAGCTATGAGGCGGCCAAGAAGCGCCTGATGTCTGAACGTCTGCGTCTGGCTCTCAATCTGCTGGATTTGGAGCAGGCGCTCAGCCTGCCGGTGACCTTCTTTCTGCATCCGGAAAATCTGTTTATCACTAAGGATCAGCAGTTTAAAATCGCTTATCGGGGGCTTCCCGAAATCATGGTGCCTGCACAGATGGACGAGGCAGATTTTGTCAAGCAGGCTAAGTGCTTTATTATCAGTCTTTTTACCAAATATGATTTTCTGTCGCTCTACAACGGGGCTTTGGAAGTGGCTGAACTGCCGGACTTTCTAAAGGCCCTGCGGCCGCTGGAAACAGCTGCGGAGCTCCGCTCAGAACTTGAGACCAGCTACCGCCAGCGGCTGGAGCAGGAGGCCAACAGTCTGGTTCTGGTCAATAAGTCCCGCCATAAACTTTACAAATATGCTTCCATTTGGCTGACGGCCGGTATGGTTATGCTGCTGCTGCCTTTGGCTTACTTGGTTTTTGTCCGCAATCCTTTTAAGGAAAAAATGCTGGAAGCGGATACGGCTTTTATCAAGGTGGATTACTCGGGCGTGATTGATAAACTGAAAGATGTGGATGTGGCAGCTCTGCCTTATACACAGAAATATGAGCTGGCCTATGCCTATATTCAGGTGCTGAAGCTCTCGGATGAACAGCGGCAGATTATCCTGAACAATGTCAGCCTGAAATCAGATGAGCTCTATCTGGATTACTGGATTGAGAGCGGCCGTGAGCGCAATGATGAGGCCATCGATATCGCCAAACGTCTGGATGATTCGGATTTGATTATCTACGGTTTGGTGCAAAAGATTCGGGAAGTCCGCAATGATGACAGCCTGTCCGGAAGCGAACGCGAAGAGGAACTGGCTAGTCTGCAGTCCGAGTATGAGAAATACTGGGAGGACCGGCAGACCAGTCTCAATGACGGTGACGATGCGAAGGCAGCCTCCGGGGAGAGCGCTTCGTCGCAGACTGCATCTGCAGAAGAGGAATAA
- a CDS encoding WXG100 family type VII secretion target, translating to MVQIKLTPEELRSQATSYTNGATSVRDVLTTLTNTQADIAANWSGTSFDSFDQQFNELSPKVSQFADLLDEINQQLNQVATTIEDTDAQIASQIQQ from the coding sequence ATGGTTCAAATTAAATTAACACCAGAAGAACTTCGTTCACAAGCTACTAGCTACACTAACGGTGCAACATCAGTCCGCGATGTTTTGACGACACTGACAAACACACAAGCTGATATCGCAGCTAACTGGAGCGGTACTTCTTTTGACAGCTTTGATCAGCAGTTCAATGAATTATCGCCAAAAGTCAGCCAATTTGCTGATCTGTTGGATGAAATTAATCAGCAGTTAAATCAAGTTGCTACTACTATTGAAGACACTGATGCACAGATTGCATCGCAAATTCAACAATAA